The Zobellia alginiliquefaciens genome contains a region encoding:
- a CDS encoding HEPN domain-containing protein, with product MQSFRTEIENPVVEKDILALEAKIRQFKEGNLDEEKFRSLRLARGVYGQRQPGVQMIRIKLPYGKVTSKQLKRISDVSDEYSRGRLHITTRQDIQIHYVDLDRTPELWSELEKDDVTIREACGNTVRNVTASETAGIDVDEPFDVSPYAHALFQYFLRNPISQEMGRKFKVSFSASDADTGLSYMHDLGFIAKIQDGVRGFKVMLAGGLGSQPRHAELLFEFLAADKIIPLMEGVVRVFDRYGERKSRAKARMKFLLKDLGLDGFKALLEEEQKAIPFQTFHIDADAYPKVEVAKVDAPQVEIEDAEAFEIWKSTNLIPQKQEGYSAIGIKVLLGDFYTDKARLLADLVEQYAAGELRLSLRQNILIPYVANDLVPFFYNKLKKLGFVEAGYNKAIDITACPGTDTCNLGIASSTGIAEELERIMKVEYPQYISNSDVAIKISGCMNACGQHNMANIGFQGMSVRTKDKLVAPALQVLLGGGNDGDGSGRFADKVVKIPSKRGPEALRLILDDYDQNGNGKSYADYYEEKGQMYFYDFLTPLSDVENLTAEDFIDWGNSERYEKAIGIGECAGVVIDLIATLLFESEEKIQNAQEAFEENKWAASIYHSYSSMVNSAKAMLTSEKAKVNTHARIIKDFDEKFVASGRIDLGQGFEELALQLNKNEPTEAFAKSYLEDAKAFLKAVEKFRQQELAEA from the coding sequence ATGCAAAGTTTCAGAACAGAAATAGAAAATCCCGTAGTTGAAAAGGATATTTTGGCCTTAGAGGCTAAAATACGCCAGTTCAAAGAAGGTAATTTAGATGAAGAAAAGTTCCGCAGTTTGCGTTTGGCTAGAGGTGTTTACGGTCAACGTCAGCCTGGCGTGCAGATGATTCGTATTAAATTGCCCTACGGTAAGGTTACCTCTAAGCAATTAAAGCGTATCAGTGATGTTTCTGACGAATATTCTAGAGGTAGATTGCACATTACTACACGTCAAGATATTCAAATACATTATGTTGATCTTGACCGTACACCAGAACTTTGGTCGGAGCTAGAGAAAGATGACGTTACCATTCGTGAGGCTTGTGGTAATACGGTACGTAACGTAACGGCTAGTGAAACTGCCGGTATAGATGTAGACGAACCGTTTGATGTTTCGCCATACGCCCATGCACTTTTTCAGTATTTCTTACGTAACCCGATCAGTCAAGAAATGGGCCGTAAGTTCAAAGTTTCTTTTTCTGCCAGCGATGCGGATACGGGTCTTTCGTATATGCACGATCTTGGTTTTATTGCCAAAATACAGGATGGCGTAAGAGGTTTTAAAGTGATGTTGGCCGGTGGGTTAGGTTCACAACCACGTCATGCCGAGCTACTTTTTGAATTTCTTGCAGCGGATAAAATTATTCCATTAATGGAAGGTGTGGTACGTGTGTTTGACCGTTACGGAGAAAGAAAGAGCCGGGCAAAGGCTAGAATGAAGTTCTTGTTGAAAGATTTAGGTCTTGACGGGTTCAAAGCGCTATTGGAAGAAGAGCAAAAAGCGATTCCTTTTCAAACTTTTCATATTGATGCAGATGCATATCCTAAAGTTGAAGTAGCTAAGGTAGATGCGCCACAAGTGGAGATTGAAGATGCGGAAGCTTTTGAAATCTGGAAATCTACGAACCTTATACCTCAGAAGCAGGAAGGGTATTCGGCTATCGGTATTAAAGTACTTTTAGGTGATTTTTATACGGATAAAGCAAGATTATTAGCTGATTTGGTAGAGCAATATGCTGCTGGCGAGTTGAGATTGAGCTTGCGTCAAAATATATTGATTCCTTACGTAGCCAATGATTTGGTTCCGTTTTTCTACAACAAACTTAAGAAACTAGGTTTTGTAGAAGCAGGGTATAACAAAGCCATAGATATTACGGCCTGTCCTGGTACGGATACTTGTAACTTGGGTATTGCCAGTAGTACGGGTATTGCTGAGGAATTGGAAAGAATCATGAAGGTGGAATATCCTCAGTACATCAGCAACTCTGATGTAGCAATCAAAATCAGTGGGTGTATGAATGCCTGTGGTCAGCACAACATGGCCAATATCGGTTTTCAGGGTATGAGTGTAAGAACCAAAGATAAGTTGGTGGCGCCGGCACTTCAAGTGTTGTTGGGCGGTGGTAACGATGGTGATGGAAGCGGAAGATTTGCAGATAAAGTAGTAAAAATTCCTTCTAAAAGAGGTCCTGAAGCATTACGATTGATTTTGGACGATTACGACCAAAACGGAAACGGAAAATCGTATGCCGATTACTACGAGGAAAAAGGACAAATGTATTTCTATGATTTTCTTACGCCATTATCGGATGTTGAGAATCTTACTGCAGAAGATTTTATTGACTGGGGTAATTCGGAACGATACGAAAAAGCGATTGGTATTGGTGAATGTGCCGGTGTGGTAATTGACCTTATCGCTACATTACTTTTCGAAAGCGAAGAAAAAATACAGAATGCACAAGAGGCTTTTGAAGAAAATAAATGGGCGGCTAGTATCTATCACTCCTATTCTTCAATGGTAAACTCTGCAAAAGCAATGTTGACTTCCGAAAAAGCGAAAGTGAACACGCATGCAAGAATAATCAAGGATTTTGATGAAAAATTCGTTGCCTCTGGTAGAATAGATTTAGGTCAAGGTTTTGAAGAACTTGCTTTACAATTGAACAAGAATGAGCCAACTGAAGCTTTTGCAAAAAGCTATTTAGAAGATGCAAAAGCATTTTTAAAAGCAGTTGAAAAGTTTAGACAACAAGAATTAGCAGAAGCTTAA
- the cobA gene encoding uroporphyrinogen-III C-methyltransferase — MKYSNENNNTLSHVGGRFTVIGAGPGDVELITLKAIKALESADVVLYDALVSVELLDYAPNAEQIFVGKRKGCYAYQQEQINELIVSRAKTNAHVVRLKGGDPFVFGRGAEEMEYAAAHGLQVAMVPGISSCLSVPAYQNIPVTKRGAAESFWVITGTTKEHKLSADVALAAKSNATVVILMGMSKLSQIAELFKAEGKAETPIAIVQNGTRKDEKIAVGTIASIEYEVEKQQMANPAIIIIGEVVRHRESVESLKEEFLEVVK, encoded by the coding sequence ATGAAATATTCCAACGAAAATAACAACACTTTATCCCATGTAGGCGGTCGCTTTACGGTAATTGGTGCAGGTCCTGGTGATGTTGAGCTTATTACGCTCAAGGCCATCAAGGCGTTGGAAAGTGCCGATGTGGTGTTGTACGATGCGTTGGTGTCCGTTGAGTTGTTGGACTATGCACCTAATGCCGAACAAATTTTTGTTGGCAAAAGAAAGGGGTGCTATGCCTATCAGCAAGAACAGATAAACGAGTTGATCGTTAGCCGAGCAAAAACCAATGCCCATGTGGTACGTTTAAAAGGTGGAGATCCATTTGTATTTGGTCGTGGTGCGGAAGAAATGGAGTATGCTGCAGCCCACGGGTTGCAAGTAGCTATGGTGCCCGGTATATCATCATGTTTGTCGGTTCCGGCATATCAGAACATTCCGGTTACTAAAAGAGGTGCCGCCGAAAGTTTTTGGGTAATCACGGGTACAACAAAAGAGCATAAACTTTCTGCTGATGTTGCTTTGGCCGCTAAAAGCAATGCCACAGTGGTTATTCTTATGGGCATGAGCAAACTGTCGCAAATAGCGGAATTGTTCAAAGCCGAAGGCAAGGCTGAAACCCCAATTGCCATTGTGCAGAACGGAACCAGAAAAGACGAAAAAATTGCGGTAGGTACTATTGCTTCCATCGAATATGAAGTGGAAAAGCAACAGATGGCCAATCCGGCAATTATTATTATAGGTGAAGTAGTTAGGCACAGAGAAAGTGTCGAAAGCCTTAAAGAAGAATTTTTAGAAGTAGTTAAATAA
- a CDS encoding NAD(P)/FAD-dependent oxidoreductase, with amino-acid sequence MIKTDILIIGAGPTGLFTVFEAGLLKLKCHLIDALPQTGGQCSEIYPKKPIYDIPAFPEILAGDLVTNLMEQIKPFEAGYTLGERAETLDKQEDGSFIVTTNKGTKHHAPVVVIAGGLGSFEPRKPPIENISDFEDKGVAYMVKDPEVYRDKKVVIAGGGDSALDWAIFLADVASEVSLVHRRNEFRGALDSVEKASELAKAGKIKLFTEAEVKKLYGDDHLEAVVIKHNDAEKGESYVEVDNFIPLFGLSPKLGPIGDWGLEIERNAIKVNNAKDYQTNIPGVFAIGDVNTYEGKLKLILSGFHEAAVMCQYAYQLINPGKRYVMKYTTVGGVEGFDGTKKVAKKEVVKSIV; translated from the coding sequence ATGATAAAAACAGATATTCTCATCATTGGCGCAGGCCCTACAGGTCTTTTTACGGTATTTGAAGCAGGCTTATTGAAGTTAAAATGCCACTTGATAGATGCTTTGCCACAAACAGGTGGACAGTGTTCGGAAATTTATCCGAAGAAACCGATTTATGATATCCCGGCTTTCCCGGAAATTCTTGCAGGTGATTTGGTAACTAACCTAATGGAGCAAATCAAACCTTTTGAGGCTGGTTATACTTTGGGTGAGCGTGCTGAAACTTTGGATAAACAAGAAGATGGTTCTTTTATCGTAACAACAAACAAAGGTACAAAACACCATGCGCCAGTAGTAGTTATTGCTGGTGGACTCGGTTCTTTTGAGCCTAGAAAACCGCCTATCGAAAACATTTCTGATTTTGAGGACAAGGGTGTGGCTTACATGGTAAAAGACCCTGAAGTATATAGAGATAAAAAGGTAGTGATAGCCGGTGGTGGTGATTCTGCTTTGGACTGGGCTATTTTCTTGGCAGATGTTGCCTCGGAAGTATCTTTGGTACACCGTAGAAACGAATTTAGAGGAGCTTTGGATTCTGTGGAAAAAGCATCTGAATTGGCAAAAGCGGGTAAAATAAAATTATTTACTGAGGCCGAAGTAAAAAAATTGTACGGTGATGACCATTTGGAAGCGGTTGTTATCAAACATAATGACGCAGAAAAAGGGGAAAGCTATGTTGAGGTAGATAACTTTATTCCATTGTTCGGTCTTTCTCCAAAATTAGGACCAATAGGTGATTGGGGACTTGAAATAGAGCGTAATGCTATTAAAGTAAACAATGCCAAAGATTATCAGACCAACATACCTGGTGTTTTTGCTATTGGAGATGTGAACACCTACGAAGGGAAATTAAAACTGATTTTATCTGGTTTCCATGAGGCTGCCGTAATGTGTCAGTACGCTTATCAGTTGATTAACCCTGGTAAGAGATACGTTATGAAATATACCACCGTTGGTGGTGTAGAAGGATTTGACGGTACTAAAAAAGTGGCGAAAAAAGAAGTAGTAAAGAGTATAGTTTAA